The Spiroplasma litorale nucleotide sequence ACAATTTAATTATAATTCATAAAATTGATAACCTAAAGCAATTATAAAAATAGAGGTAAAAATGAAAAAATGAGTTACTACTAAAAATATTGCAACTTGTGGAGTATTAACAGCAATTATGTTTGTGATGGGTGCAATTGTATCAACAATTGCATCTATGACTGGTAAATCAATTATTCAATTTTCAGATATTATTTATTTAATTTTATTTGGAAAAGTTAATTTATTTACATTAATTTTAAGTGCTGTCATTGCTGGTTCGATGATCGATTTATATTCCGGTGGAGCAATTTTTATACCAATAACAATCCTTGTAAAGATTTTAATAGGTCTTACATATAAGTTATTAAATAAAAAACTTAATATACATTTAATATATATAATAAGTTACTTATGAGTATTTATATATAATTTATATTCTTATATATTATGAGACACTTCTGTGCTAATTGTAGAATTAATAGTTAACTCAATACAATATTCTGTTACAGTAGGAGGAGCTTGTTTAATTATTCTAACAAGTTCACTAAATATTTTTAATAAAAACGAGGCAACGGATTAT carries:
- a CDS encoding ECF transporter S component family protein, producing MKKWVTTKNIATCGVLTAIMFVMGAIVSTIASMTGKSIIQFSDIIYLILFGKVNLFTLILSAVIAGSMIDLYSGGAIFIPITILVKILIGLTYKLLNKKLNIHLIYIISYLWVFIYNLYSYILWDTSVLIVELIVNSIQYSVTVGGACLIILTSSLNIFNKNEATDYKVENKS